A genomic region of Colletes latitarsis isolate SP2378_abdomen chromosome 7, iyColLati1, whole genome shotgun sequence contains the following coding sequences:
- the Zir gene encoding dedicator of cytokinesis — protein MSSVQRAFTQKLSKQHAADVRRQIATSTSYSRELSKSGSSFSGFSSTISLCEVLEPLDYEEFLAQHQTAIDRDPLKSILDFPPGDVELTVVKRKIRTEEPIVPYESLDTVSPYVRRCIESFTSDWIVVHRKYKRRVSPIARDRLLQDTPRQDFEVDQEDTNGSGSPNEEEDLSNCGDTPRGSWASLDLRHSQHDPLLPSLLDRVCPETIDQMNEQKRSEDRQEALFPLYAPPASPDDEWQEIGAAPEPTEPFSHKILVKCLQLKLELEVEPIFASLALYDAREKKKVSENFYVDMNSEGLKRMLGSHIAYSDASTLARSCVMSISKPSPDLFLVVRLEKVLQGDISECAEPYVREDKNKDKVKAAAAAACERLGRYRMPLAWTAIHLSGVIGGGGDTDSTGSAGSLDRKSSGLEQWRKKVEPPTRRGSLERRSSDKRRSWSPDDFANCLDTFRPITLTVSSFFKQESERLRDEDLYKLLVELRRPGSNLKRLKCLPGILKLDLSPRPEELPRCLDSDLRRLVPYPDEKSRPVKEILEFPSEVVSPDLTYRNLLYIYPKEANFSSRTGSARNIAVRMQLMGGEQESDALTAIFGRSSCPEMTHECFTSVSYHNKNPNFYDEVKIRLPADLSAKHHLLFTFYHISCQKKVEQPNVETAVAYTWLPLLRDGHLQSGEFSLPAMLDPPPANYSYIAPDVLLPGTRWVDAHRGVFTVILEPVSSVHPQDKYIDRFLSLCGFLETGQVPPRIGEAGMESELKSALLELARASHSALVRSLPQLLDQLISLLVRPPTLPSQPLNVAATVFEAIGLLVRNITNLPDGQLDAHGRHALLATYVAYQCSLPRMSHTPGIVRAQSNPDLPLEDLEMEVHSRGLDRTASMRQESPSINSQPTRRLLHEELALHWVVSTGQARDLAVTYSWFFLELIVRSMVVTLSEIGILDAPRKSRFSPQFCDDVATLTAALTSEVISRCGKETRVPNNLISSLGNFLSDLLSIMDRGFVLSLIRAACCSLSDASMHIPDSAALFALKLDLVRTVCSHEHYVALNLPFGTGYTSGSAPASPSPSTGSSGSLISTLVPGDRARFSELSQEFRQQHFLVGIVLSDLSNTLEIPNPMLQNKAIGTVRHLMAYHDVDSRYSDPAARARVAALYLPLLNIIMDALPQLYHWDSKDKSVYPDEAASITQSVALAIAGGVSAETAGTQCRVSLSSEATRHLLMCVLWVLKGLEQSALVQWCSELSSRRILCLLQVLNIATAAFEYKGKKALKRLPPQAAATSDIRSRLEDVILGQGSARSEMMLRRKERMTGDKLRWRKDQMPYRSCEQSEGRAVEQDAHIEGALAAEASLVVLDALEIVVQADGGGGAVVGAVLKVLLRALARNQSTSVLQHMFNTQRALVFKYHSALFDEESERCGDLCLTLLTRCSSPLSAVRSHAAASLYLLMRQNFEIGNNFARVKMQVTTSLSALVGRGRAPSEGALRRALKTVLVYAERDTELADTSFPEQVKDLLFNLHMILSDTVKMKEFQEDPEMLLDLMYRIAKGYQGSPDLRLTWLANMAQQHMERKNHTEAAMCLVHSAALVAEYLHLLEPGGGGRPVGAVALCPVTPNALEESAVGDDVLARREEGLCLGPDFSESGLAGLLEHAASSFHAAGMYEAIPDVYRVLLPIAEAAHDYKKLANIHGKLHEAYTRVEQLAGKRVFGTYFRVGFYGGRFGDLAGDEFVYKEPTLTKLPEIFSRLENFYAERFGAENIVIIKDSNPVDPNKLEPDKAYVQITYVEPYFEPHELRHRPTIFHRNFNIKRFVYATPFTPGGKAHGELREQCKRKTILTVATHFPYLKTRIRVVARKQIVLSPIEVAIEDIQKKTAEVAAATAQEPPDAKMLQMVLQGCIGTTVNQGPAEVAVVFLSGLREQNAQPTKLQHKLRLCFKDFSKKCLDALRRNKNLIGPDQRDYQRELERNYQRLTERLTPLIAWSGPSLLIPQNLPQASPRW, from the exons ATGTCATCCGTACAGCGGGCTTTTACTCAGAAACTGAGTAAACAGCATGCTGCTGATGTACGAAGACAAATTGCTACTTCCACCTCATATTCTAGAGAATTATCAAAAAGTGGCAGTTCATTCTCAGGTTTCTCCTCCACA ATATCACTATGTGAGGTACTAGAGCCTTTAGACTATGAAGAATTCTTAGCCCAACATCAAACAGCCATTGACCGTGATCCTTTGAAATCAATATTAGACTTTCCACCAGGAGATGTTGAGTTAACTgttgtaaaaagaaaaattcgaacAGAAGAACCAATTGTGCCCTATGAGTCATT GGACACAGTATCTCCTTATGTTAGAAGATGTATAGAAAGTTTTACTTCTGACTGGATAGTGGTACACAGAAAATATAAACGTAGAGTATCTCCTATTGCAAGAGATAGACTATTGCAGGATACACCAAGACAAGATTTTGAG GTGGATCAAGAAGATACAAATGGCTCTGGATCACCGAACGAAGAGGAGGATTTATCGAATTGTGGTGATACACCAAGAGGGTCTTGGGCAAGTTTAGATTTAAGGCATTCACAACATGACCCTCTTCTTCCGAGCTTACTAGATCGCGTCTGCCCCGAAACTATCGACCAGATGAATGAGCAAAAACGCTCGGAAGATCGTCAA GAAGCATTATTTCCACTTTATGCACCTCCAGCTTCGCCGGATGATGAATGGCAAGAAATTGGTGCTGCACCAGAACCTACAGAACCATTTTCTCACAAAATTCTCGTGAAGTGTCTTCAATTGAAACTGGAATTGGAAGTAGAACCAATCTTTGCAAGCCTGGCGTTATACGATGCCAGAGAAAAGAAAAAG GTATCTGAAAACTTTTACGTGGACATGAATTCGGAGGGTTTGAAAAGGATGCTTGGCAGTCACATTGCGTACAGCGATGCTAGTACTTTGGCAAGAAGTTGCGTCATGAGTATCAGTAAACCGAGTCCAGATTTATTCTTGGTTGTTAGACTCGAGAAAGTATTGCAAGGTGATATTTCGGAATGTGCCGAACCGTATGTACGCGAAGATAAAAATAAAGATAAG GTAAAAGCTGCAGCTGCAGCTGCGTGTGAGCGCTTGGGTAGGTACAGAATGCCACTTGCGTGGACTGCCATCCATCTTTCTGGGGTGATTGGAGGTGGCGGGGATACAGATAGTACCGGAAGTGCCGGGTCATTAGATAGAAAATCGAGTGGACTCGAACAGTGGCGTAAAAAGGTAGAACCACCAACTCGAAGAGGCTCTCTCGAAAGACGGAGTTCCGACAAACGACGCAGTTGGTCGCCAGACGACTTTGCCAACTGCCTCGACACATTtag GCCTATTACACTGACTGTTTCGAGTTTCTTTAAACAAGAAAGCGAACGCCTGAGAGATGAAGATCTCTATAAACTTCTAGTAGAACTACGAAGACCTGGTTCTAATTTGAAACGACTGAAGTGCCTACCAGGTATACTGAAATTAGATCTTAGCCCCAGGCCTGAAGAATTGCCTAGATGTTTAGATTCTGATCTCAGAAGACTGGTGCCCTATCCAGACGAAAAAAGTCGACCGGTCAAAGAAATACTGGAGTTCCCGAGCGAAGTTGTGTCGCCGGATTTAACGTATCGTAATCTGCTTTACATTTACCCAAAA GAAGCAAATTTTAGCTCTAGAACCGGTTCTGCTCGAAACATCGCTGTAAGAATGCAACTGATGGGCGgcgaacaagaatctgatgctcTTACAGCTATTTTTGGAAGATCATCGTGCCCCGAAATGACCCACGAGTGCTTCACGTCCGTATCATATCATAATAAAAATCCAAATTTTTACGATGAAGTAAAAATTCGTCTTCCCGCGGACCTGAGTGCGAAACACCATTTGTTGTTCACTTTCTACCACATCAGTTGCCAAAAGAAAGTAGAACAACCGAATGTCGAAACTGCTGTAGCGTACACG TGGTTGCCGCTCTTGAGAGACGGGCATCTACAGTCTGGCGAATTCAGTCTTCCAGCAATGCTAGATCCACCCCCAGCAAATTATTCCTACATCGCGCCTGATGTTCTTTTACCGGGCACAAGATGGGTAGATGCTCACAGAGGAGTCTTCACAGTAATTTTAGAACCAGTCTCTAGCGTCCATCCGCAAGATAAATACATCGACAG ATTTCTATCGTTGTGTGGATTCTTGGAAACTGGCCAAGTGCCTCCGCGTATCGGCGAAGCCGGAATGGAATCCGAACTAAAATCTGCACTCTTGGAATTGGCGAGGGCATCGCATTCTGCTTTAGTGCGATCGCTACCTCAACTACTGGACCAGTTAATATCGCTTCTAGTACGCCCTCCAACATTACCGTCTCAACCCCTCAACGTGGCAGCCACGGTTTTCGAGGCTATAGGCCTATTGGTTCGAAATATTACCAATCTACCGGATGGTCAATTAGACGCGCATGGAAGGCACGCCCTCTTGGCTACATACGTTGCATATCAGTGCTCTTTACCAAGAATGTCGCACACTCCAGGTATCGTGCGAGCTCAAAGCAATCCTGACCTACCTCTGGAAGACCTGGAAATGGAAGTACACTCTCGAGGGCTCGATCGAACCGCGTCCATGCGCCAAGAATCGCCTTCCATAAACAGTCAGCCCACGAGGAGACTTTTGCACGAAGAGCTGGCGCTGCATTGGGTCGTGTCCACGGGCCAAGCACGAGATTTGGCTGTTACGTACTCCTGGTTTTTCTTAGAACTGATCGTTCGTTCGATGGTCGTGACACTGTCGGAAATAGGAATACTGGATGCTCCGCGAAAGTCAAGATTCTCTCCTCAATTCTGCGACGACGTAGCGACGCTCACCGCGGCATTAACTTCTGAAGTGATATCTAGATGTGGGAAGGAAACCAGAGTACCCAATAATTTGATATCGAGCCTCGGTAACTTCCTTTCCGATTTGCTGTCGATAATGGACAGAGGATTCGTTTTGTCCCTGATTCGTGCCGCGTGTTGCTCTTTGTCGGACGCGTCCATGCATATCCCTGATTCGGCTGCCCTCTTCGCGCTGAAGCTGGACCTCGTGCGCACCGTGTGTTCCCATGAGCACTACGTGGCTCTGAATCTTCCTTTTGGTACTGGATACACGTCAGGATCGGCACCAGCATCCCCCAGTCCATCCACGGGTAGCTCTGGCAGTTTAATATCTACCCTCGTTCCTGGGGACCGTGCCAGATTCTCTGAACTCAGCCAAGAGTTTCGACAGCAACACTTTTTAGTTGGAATCGTTTTATCCGATCTGTCGAACACGTTGGAAATACCAAATCCGATGCTCCAAAACAAGGCTATCGGAACCGTTCGACATCTCATGGCGTACCACGACGTAGATTCGAGGTATTCTGATCCCGCTGCTAGAGCTAGGGTCGCTGCTCTCTATCTACCACTTCTGAACATCATAATGGATGCTTTGCCTCAATTGTACCATTGGGACTCCAAAGACAAGAGCGTGTATCCGGACGAAGCTGCGTCCATCACGCAATCTGTGGCTCTAGCCATAGCTGGAGGTGTGTCGGCAGAGACGGCAGGAACTCAGTGCAGAGTTTCCTTAAGTTCAGAGGCCACGCGACATCTCTTGATGTGCGTGTTGTGGGTACTTAAAGGATTAGAACAGTCGGCGCTGGTGCAATGGTGCTCGGAGCTGAGTTCCAGGCGTATATTGTGCCTTCTTCAAGTTCTGAACATTGCCACGGCAGCTTTCGAATATAAGGGCAAGAAAGCACTGAAAAGACTACCGCCGCAAGCTGCTGCTACCAGCGATATTAGATCTAGGTTGGAGGATGTTATTCTCGGTCAAGGAAGTGCCAGAAGCGAAATGATGCTACGCAGGAAGGAAAGAATGACCGGAGACAAATTGAGGTGGCGTAAAGACCAAATGCCTTACAG GTCTTGCGAACAATCCGAAGGGAGAGCTGTGGAGCAAGATGCCCACATAGAAGGTGCCTTAGCAGCTGAAGCTTCCCTTGTTGTTTTAGATGCTTTAGAAATAGTTGTACAGGCTGATGGTGGAGGAG GTGCAGTTGTAGGAGCAGTATTAAAAGTTCTTCTAAGAGCATTAGCCAGAAATCAAAGTACATCTGTATTGCAGCACATGTTCAATACACAACGAGCATTAGTATTTAAATATCACAGTGCTCTATTTGACGAAGAGAGTGAAAGATGTGGCGATCTGTGTTTAACATTGCTCACTAGATGCAGCTCTCCTTTAAGTGCTGTTCGCAGCCATGCTGCAGCCAGTCTTTATTTATTGATGCgtcaaaattttgaaattggTAAC AATTTTGCGCGAGTTAAAATGCAAGTTACAACGTCTTTATCGGCTCTTGTTGGAAGAGGAAGAGCACCTAGCGAAGGAGCACTCAGAAGAGCATTGAAAACTGTACTAGTGTACGCTGAGAGAGATACAGAATTGGCTGATACGAGTTTTCCAGAACAAGTAAAGGATCTTTTGTTCAATCTACACATGATACTGTCTGACACTGTTAAAATGAAGGAATTCCAAGAGGATCCTGAAATGCTCTTGGACCTCATGTACAg AATTGCAAAGGGCTATCAAGGATCGCCAGATCTTAGACTCACATGGTTGGCAAATATGGCTCAACAACATATGGAAAGAAAAAATCATACGGAGGCTGCTATGTGCCTAGTACATAGTGCTGCATTGGTAGCAGAATATTTGCATCTGTTAGAACCAGGGGGTGGAGGTCGACCAGTGGGAGCTGTTGCTCTATGTCCTGTCACGCCAAATGCTCTAGAGGAAAGTGCTGTTGGGGATGACGTATTGGCTAGACGAGAGGAAGGTTTATGCTTAGGACCAGACTTTTCAGAAAGTGGATTAGCAGGCTTGCTCGAGCATGCAGCCAGTTCTTTCCATGCAGCTGGAATGTACGAGGCTATCCCTGACGTGTATAGAGTGTTACTTCCAATAGCAGAGGCTGCCCACGATTACAAAAAACTAGCCAACATTCATGG AAAGCTTCACGAAGCGTATACACGCGTAGAACAATTAGCAGGAAAACGAGTATTCGGCACATACTTTAGAGTGGGATTTTATGGAGGACGATTCGGAGATCTGGCTGGTGACGAGTTTGTTTATAAAGAACCTACTTTGACAAAATTACCAGAAATATTTTCGAGACTCGAGAATTTTTATGCTGAAAGATTTGGCGCAGAGAACATCGTGATAATAAAAGACTCGAATCCTGTAGACCCTAATAAATTAGAACCAGATAAAGCCTATGTTCAAATTACTTACGTAGAACCATACTTTGAACCACACGAACTTAGGCACAGGCCAACtatttttcatcgaaatttTAATATCA aacgatttgtgtATGCAACACCTTTTACACCTGGTGGTAAGGCTCATGGAGAATTGAGGGAACAGTGTAAGCGTAAAACAATTCTAACAGTGGCTACACACTTCCCATATTTGAAAACAAGGATTCGCGTGGTTGCTAGAAAGCAAATAGTCTTAAGTCCAATTGAGGTTGCTATTGAAGACATACAAAAGAAAACTGCAGAG GTTGCTGCAGCTACGGCTCAAGAACCACCTGATGCAAAAATGTTACAAATGGTTTTACAAGGTTGTATTGGAACCACAGTTAACCAAGGACCCGCGGAAGTTGCAGTTGTATTTCTTTCTGGATTACGTGAACAAAATGCACAGCCCACGAAATTGCAACATAAACTACGtttatgttttaaagatttttcaAAGAAGTGTCTTGATGCCTTGAGAAGGAACAAAAATCTAATTGGTCCAGATCAGCGTGATTATCAACGAGAATTAGAAAGGAATTACCAAAGACTAACAGAAAGGCTCACTCCTCTTATTGCATGGAG TGGACCATCGTTACTAATTCCACAAAATTTACCACAAGCATCACCACGCTGGTAA
- the LOC143343547 gene encoding uncharacterized protein LOC143343547, giving the protein MKQVENYKPKYVQQSVSDSRSPSEGYWSHQQKKIQPGPGCRNIRNSDTVASYSCSATYKLQKGHGCSNLPHSKYTSPHGPDAPHHSQGHSKFGREKHIVNFSSTRKNRYDDELGNNEKFKYFDDLGNSTEDNGEEDAEEEGTIERSQLAPTEDDSEEAEFRNKDYDEIDEESDATSRNHRVQRGKKEALSRQQRWRAVEQQQDPRRLCYQQRVWASDQGHSSSARCYRNVAEHDVPVPLSEEDFVPTSLKSLMRRSTADYHQWTPSRGESDRYDAAALPIQSRRARAKPEMDHLIESELSKPRKCNRCGNLSSKRIESPTRTSCRYDDRASFPTKGPIDDEPDSHEQMFCGRCSLRCTAKDVPPHVCSTKSHRSREKKSSTIYEVPEQGQLEQPSSSKYHRKPVDMFPEKVKRSMHASHGLSRVPPRYEE; this is encoded by the exons ATGAAGCAAGTTGAAAATTATAAACCTAAGTACGTGCAGCAGTCGGTCTCCGACAGTCGGAGTCCATCCGAGGGGTACTGGAGTCATCAACAAAAGAAAATTCAGCCTGGTCCAGGTTGCAGAAACATCAG GAATTCGGATACAGTGGCGAGCTACTCCTGCTCGGCTACTTATAAGCTGCAGAAGGGTCATGGGTGTTCCAATCTACCGCACTCCAAGTACACGTCGCCTCACGGACCCGACGCGCCGCACCATTCGCAGGGTCACTCGAAATTCGGCAGAGAGAAACACATCGTCAACTTCTCGTCGACGAGGAAAAATCGCTACGACGACGAACTGGGGAACAACGAGAAATTTAAGTACTTCGACGATTTGGGGAACTCCACCGAGGACAATGGGGAGGAGGACGCGGAAGAGGAAGGTACAATTGAACGATCCC AACTTGCTCCGACAGAGGACGATAGCGAGGAGGCAGAGTTCCGAAACAAGGATTACGACGAGATAGACGAAGAATCCGACGCGACGTCGCGAAACCATAGAGTACAGAGGGGCAAGAAGGAGGCATTGTCGAGGCAACAGCGATGGAGGGCCGTTGAGCAGCAGCAAGATCCGCGGAGGCTTTGTTACCAGCAACGTGTGTGGGCTTCGGACCAAGGTCATTCGTCATCAGCCAG GTGCTACCGCAACGTTGCCGAGCACGACGTTCCCGTGCCCTTATCAGAAGAAGACTTCGTCCCAACTTCGCTGAAGAGTCTAATGAGGCGATCGACCGCGGACTATCATCAATGGACACCGTCGAGAGGCGAGTCCGATCGATACGATGCCGCAGCATTGCCAATTCAGTCTCGACGAGCCCGCGCGAAACCAGAGATGGACCACCTGATAGAGTCTGAGCTGAGCAAACCGAGGAAATGCAATCGCTGCGGTAACCTGTCGAGCAAGAGGATCGAGTCGCCTACGAGGACCAGCTGCAGATACGATGATCGTGCGAGCTTTCCTACCAAGGGACCAATCG ACGACGAGCCTGACAGCCACGAGCAAATGTTCTGCGGCCGCTGCAGCTTGAGGTGTACCGCGAAAGACGTCCCACCACACGTCTGTTCGACGAAATCGCATAGATCCCGAGAGAAGAAGTCATCTACGATCTACGAAGTTCCCGAACAAGGCCAGCTCGAGCAACCGTCCTCGTCGAAGTACCACAGAAAGCCTGTGGACATGTTCCCCGAGAAAGTGAAACGTTCCATGCACGCGTCTCACGGTCTTTCGCGAGTACCACCTCGTTACGAGGAGTGA
- the LOC143343762 gene encoding uncharacterized protein LOC143343762, whose amino-acid sequence MEPCDPSGRLTVEDLSDCRSDSSHSETQLRAFQDYERVKELNLSIGKSKEDPSVEPKDFHLGLDPGRTSIRFEEFENAARNLPMTLSKGKEFGYIANNLNEMAYPMDRSSENDESMDTTSLCRSKNPTAKDLLFNFREGRQKNAHAALALDRYSKDLGFAVSEKDIKDFGLLKNYSLDRMKEFSLSLDRTRDGHIGNFALERLRGGAGMLDNPPVLEHNEFKGVQVQPRSQNLEAIALDRMRRSHLLGTDLSAQNLSSQLPHPHAITQMQHSQQQQQQQAKSFTIDAILGLRNNPREKRGQQQQYKKHQGQEGGAKNGSSSSCSSGGGKLKRVRTIFTAEQLERLEGEFARQQYMVGPERLYLAHALRLTEAQVKVWFQNRRIKWRKHHHEQQSQRVHEFQRTLSSSLEHEDSNETDKW is encoded by the exons ATGGAGCCGTGCGACCCGTCGGGACGCTTGACCGTCGAGGACCTGTCCGACTGCAGAAGCGACAGCAGCCACTCCGAGACGCAGCTGAGAGCGTTCCAGGATTACGAACGAGTGAAGGAGCTGAATTTGTCGATAGGCAAGTCGAAGGAGGATCCCTCGGTGGAGCCAAAGGACTTTCACTTGGGGTTAGACCCGGGCAGGACCTCAATCCGTTTCGAGGAGTTCGAGAACGCCGCGAGGAACCTGCCGATGACGCTCAGCAAGGGCAAGGAGTTTGGTTACATCGCGAACAACCTGAACGAGATGGCCTACCCGATGGACAGATCGAGCGAGAACGACGAGTCGATGGACACGACCAGCCTCTGCAGATCCAAGAACCCGACGGCCAAGGATCTTCTGTTCAACTTCCGCGAGGGCAGGCAGAAGAACGCCCACGCGGCGCTGGCGCTGGACAGGTACAGCAAGGATCTCGGTTTCGCGGTGTCCGAGAAGGACATTAAGGACTTTGGTCTGCTGAAGAACTACAGCCTGGACCGGATGAAGGAGTTCAGTCTGTCGTTGGACAGAACGAGGGACGGGCACATCGGCAACTTTGCCCTTGAGAGACTCCGCGGCGGTGCTGGCATGCTGGACAATCCTCCGGTGCTGGAGCACAACGAGTTCAAAGGTGTCCAGGTGCAACCGCGTAGCCAGAATCTCGAGGCCATTGCGTTGGACCGCATGAGACGATCGCATTTGTTGGGCACGGACCTGTCCGCACAGAATCTCTCCTCTCAGCTGCCCCATCCGCACGCCATCACACAGATGCAACActcgcagcaacagcagcaacagcaggcCAAATCCTTCACCATCGATGCCATCCTTGGACTGAGGAACAACCCCAGGGAGAAACGGGGACAGCAACAACAGTACAAGAAACATCAGG GCCAGGAAGGAGGCGCGAAGAACGGAAGCTCGAGCTCGTGTTCCAGCGGCGGTGGGAAGCTGAAGAGGGTGCGGACGATCTTCACCGCCGAGCAGCTGGAACGTTTGGAGGGCGAATTCGCGCGTCAACAGTACATGGTGGGTCCCGAGCGACTGTACCTGGCCCACGCACTCAGGCTGACGGAGGCCCAGGTGAAGGTCTGGTTCCAGAACCGACGGATCAAGTGGCGAAAGCACCACCACGAGCAGCAGAGCCAGAGGGTGCACGAGTTCCAGCGCACGCTATCCTCATCCCTGGAGCACGAGGACAGCAACGAGACCGACAAATGGTGA